A DNA window from Prevotella intermedia ATCC 25611 = DSM 20706 contains the following coding sequences:
- a CDS encoding MarR family winged helix-turn-helix transcriptional regulator — protein MDNNCIHKMHNIFRAVVEFERALETTFGMNINELMLLCMLANKESLLAGEIANEMGLTRSNASKVIASLERKGYLERRTCKHDSRCQRCSITAQGREQMEHVNCESFPAPPNLAAFINP, from the coding sequence ATGGACAACAACTGCATACATAAGATGCACAACATCTTTCGCGCAGTAGTGGAATTTGAAAGAGCATTGGAAACCACATTCGGCATGAACATCAACGAACTCATGCTGCTGTGTATGCTCGCAAACAAGGAAAGCCTCCTCGCTGGCGAAATAGCCAACGAGATGGGGCTTACTCGTTCGAATGCCTCGAAAGTAATCGCTTCGCTCGAACGGAAAGGATACTTGGAACGCCGAACCTGCAAGCACGACAGCCGCTGCCAACGATGCAGCATCACGGCGCAAGGAAGGGAACAGATGGAGCACGTGAACTGCGAATCGTTTCCCGCACCGCCCAACCTCGCTGCCTTCATCAACCCATAA
- a CDS encoding HipA domain-containing protein, translating to MCKCLYCYKPLEKGLEDFHPQCAKKFFGVQEMPTFEYRHEDLDELAEQVIRAQTALTGVQPKLSLNLDKHEDSSRLTIVGLWGDYIFKPQTDNYPQLPENEDLTMHLAEAAKINVVPHSLIRLADGRLGYITKRIDRTTDGQKIDMEDMCQLTLRPTEYKYKSSYEKIAKAIVQHCDTPKLALVNYMQLLLFCFVTGNNDMHLKNFSLYRPADSYQLAPAYDLVNVSIANPNDKEELALTLSGRKNKLKLADFLQAATTMGLEEKIVLRLIASMNKALPKWKTLIHSSFLSEDMKKAYEDTIVKRLERLQKR from the coding sequence ATGTGTAAATGTTTGTATTGTTATAAACCGTTGGAAAAGGGGCTGGAAGACTTTCACCCACAGTGTGCCAAGAAATTCTTTGGCGTACAGGAAATGCCAACGTTCGAATACCGACACGAAGACCTCGACGAACTGGCGGAGCAGGTGATTCGTGCGCAGACGGCACTGACGGGTGTGCAGCCCAAACTGTCCTTGAATCTCGACAAGCACGAAGATTCCAGCCGTCTGACGATAGTTGGTTTGTGGGGCGACTACATATTCAAACCACAGACAGACAACTATCCGCAGTTGCCCGAAAACGAGGATTTGACGATGCATCTTGCCGAAGCTGCGAAGATAAACGTCGTGCCCCACAGTCTTATCCGACTGGCTGACGGCAGGCTCGGCTACATAACCAAGCGCATCGACCGCACAACCGACGGACAAAAGATAGATATGGAGGATATGTGCCAGCTGACACTGCGCCCTACCGAGTACAAATACAAAAGCTCGTACGAAAAGATTGCAAAGGCCATCGTGCAGCATTGCGACACGCCAAAGCTCGCTCTGGTAAACTATATGCAGCTGTTACTCTTCTGTTTTGTAACGGGAAACAACGACATGCACCTTAAAAACTTCTCGCTGTATCGTCCTGCCGACAGCTATCAGCTGGCTCCAGCCTACGACCTTGTGAACGTTTCAATCGCCAATCCGAACGATAAAGAGGAACTGGCACTTACGCTTTCGGGTCGGAAAAACAAGCTGAAGTTAGCTGATTTTCTGCAGGCTGCCACAACAATGGGCTTGGAAGAAAAGATTGTATTGCGCCTTATTGCAAGTATGAACAAGGCACTTCCGAAATGGAAAACGCTGATACACAGTTCTTTTCTTAGCGAGGACATGAAGAAGGCGTACGAAGACACCATCGTAAAAAGGTTGGAACGCTTGCAGAAGCGATAA
- a CDS encoding helix-turn-helix transcriptional regulator, with the protein MEKTKLSITVKALRKEYGLTQEDLAMKSGVGLCFVRSLEQGKASLRMDKVNQLLDLFNYELTATKKL; encoded by the coding sequence ATGGAGAAGACGAAGTTGTCGATAACAGTAAAGGCTTTGCGAAAGGAATACGGACTTACGCAAGAAGACCTTGCCATGAAGTCGGGCGTGGGCTTGTGCTTCGTGCGCAGCTTGGAACAAGGCAAGGCATCGCTTAGAATGGATAAGGTGAACCAGCTTCTCGATTTGTTTAATTACGAATTAACGGCGACCAAGAAGTTATGA
- a CDS encoding helix-turn-helix domain-containing protein produces MLPIEYSYPLCMSLSLMLFFGVRFIVGRLPDLDIYKKYRRSRTIMGCALLLLSANYTVHLLFAPRFTHPTCAIFINLCTYWFTAWLFGSALMLLLVKKYVTHRRFLWHIVGWLAYVGCSTTLYFVLPEGQPRNWLLIGMAVAFTLYCARLGWVLLRAYRRAVRTLDEYYSDEIAVYIRWMSVLTYWAVGFGVTQGLLTFIPARYVVLWMLSAIPFYIYIYVSYKNYLLFYAKVNVAIENDEEQDEFDADEADFAADDDANPDERQDGRGESLTLAYNTERIAEGVEQWIQRNGFTQSGLTLMDLSRELCTNRTYLSTYINGHFHLSFREWVSSLRLEYAKNLLLTEPHLSVGKVARRAGYQSLSHFTASFTKSEGESPSKWRKEAWLAAAEE; encoded by the coding sequence ATGCTGCCTATCGAATACAGTTACCCTTTGTGTATGTCGCTCTCGCTGATGCTGTTCTTCGGCGTCAGGTTCATTGTCGGACGGTTGCCCGACCTCGACATCTATAAAAAGTACCGCCGTTCGCGCACCATTATGGGCTGTGCCCTGCTGTTGCTGTCGGCAAACTACACGGTTCACCTTCTTTTCGCTCCACGTTTCACACACCCTACGTGCGCCATCTTCATCAATCTGTGCACCTATTGGTTCACGGCGTGGCTCTTCGGCTCGGCACTGATGCTGCTGCTCGTCAAGAAGTATGTTACCCATCGGCGGTTCCTTTGGCACATTGTCGGTTGGCTGGCATACGTGGGTTGCTCCACCACGCTCTATTTCGTCTTGCCTGAAGGGCAGCCGCGCAATTGGCTGCTCATCGGTATGGCAGTGGCGTTCACGCTCTATTGCGCCCGCTTGGGGTGGGTGCTGCTGCGCGCTTATCGCCGTGCCGTGCGCACGTTGGACGAGTATTACTCCGACGAGATAGCCGTTTATATCCGCTGGATGTCGGTGCTCACCTACTGGGCGGTGGGCTTCGGCGTTACGCAGGGGCTGCTCACGTTCATTCCTGCCCGCTATGTGGTGTTGTGGATGCTCTCCGCCATACCTTTTTATATATATATTTACGTTTCCTACAAGAACTATCTGCTGTTCTATGCAAAGGTAAATGTGGCGATAGAAAACGATGAGGAGCAAGACGAATTTGATGCCGACGAAGCCGATTTTGCCGCTGACGACGATGCCAACCCCGACGAAAGACAGGACGGAAGGGGCGAATCGCTGACGCTGGCGTACAACACCGAGCGCATTGCCGAAGGCGTTGAACAGTGGATTCAGCGCAATGGGTTCACGCAGAGCGGACTGACGCTCATGGATTTGTCGCGCGAACTGTGCACCAACCGCACCTATCTGTCTACCTACATCAACGGACACTTCCACCTCTCGTTCCGCGAATGGGTGTCGAGTCTGCGCCTTGAGTATGCCAAGAACCTGCTGCTTACCGAGCCGCACCTGTCGGTGGGCAAGGTGGCAAGGCGTGCAGGCTATCAGTCGTTGTCGCATTTCACGGCGTCGTTCACCAAGTCGGAAGGCGAATCGCCGAGCAAATGGAGGAAAGAAGCGTGGCTGGCAGCAGCCGAAGAATAA
- a CDS encoding smalltalk protein, whose protein sequence is MKKEKWKFIVQLFLSVLSAIATTLGMGSCM, encoded by the coding sequence ATGAAGAAAGAAAAATGGAAATTCATCGTTCAGCTTTTCCTTTCGGTGCTTTCGGCTATTGCCACTACGCTGGGAATGGGCTCGTGTATGTAG
- the trxA gene encoding thioredoxin translates to MKTRIFIAVAAVAFTLSSCNTSAKNKTENNKQEAAQTKKGNKMKTIEMNETMFKEKVMDYATAGDAWNFKGDKPAIIDFYATWCGPCKATAPILEEIAQEYDGKIDVYKVDVDKNQELSALFNIRSIPSLLFVPKEGKPTMSVGAHPKAELERMIKETLLK, encoded by the coding sequence ATGAAAACAAGAATATTCATAGCCGTGGCAGCCGTGGCATTCACACTCAGCAGCTGCAACACATCGGCAAAAAACAAAACAGAAAACAACAAGCAGGAAGCTGCACAAACTAAAAAAGGAAACAAGATGAAGACAATAGAAATGAACGAAACAATGTTCAAGGAAAAGGTTATGGACTACGCAACCGCAGGCGACGCATGGAACTTCAAGGGCGACAAGCCTGCCATCATCGACTTCTATGCTACGTGGTGCGGCCCATGCAAAGCCACAGCCCCTATTCTCGAAGAGATTGCACAGGAGTACGACGGCAAGATTGACGTGTACAAGGTAGACGTAGACAAGAATCAGGAACTATCGGCACTGTTCAACATACGTTCCATACCATCGCTGCTGTTCGTACCAAAGGAAGGCAAGCCAACCATGTCGGTAGGTGCGCACCCAAAAGCCGAACTCGAACGAATGATAAAAGAAACTCTTTTGAAGTAA
- a CDS encoding HipA N-terminal domain-containing protein, giving the protein MREAQIYRKDVLAGILTEDDGEYRFCYDGTYLAQEDALPISLTLPLQAEPFVSPVLFPFFDGLIPEGWLLNVALRNADVSVLDRMSLLLLCCKDCIGAVSVVAINSEEDTDDV; this is encoded by the coding sequence ATGAGAGAGGCACAGATATACCGAAAAGACGTGCTCGCAGGCATACTGACGGAAGACGATGGCGAATATCGCTTCTGCTACGACGGCACGTACCTTGCGCAGGAAGACGCCCTGCCCATAAGTCTGACGTTGCCCTTGCAAGCCGAACCCTTCGTCAGTCCCGTTCTGTTTCCGTTCTTCGACGGTCTGATACCCGAAGGCTGGCTGCTCAATGTTGCGCTTCGCAATGCCGATGTCAGCGTTTTAGACCGTATGTCGCTCTTGTTGCTTTGCTGCAAAGACTGCATAGGGGCGGTTAGTGTAGTAGCCATAAATTCAGAGGAGGACACCGACGATGTGTAA
- a CDS encoding HU family DNA-binding protein, with protein sequence MSIKYKMYQLKNSSSSRNGYWYARAAHTGTIETKQLAARISDRCTVTEADILAVISALVNEMSYNLKNGMRVKLEGFGAFKIAIRSTGAKEVKDFSVAKNIKRPHVIFQPETRVGADKVRVKKFVTGLKVEELDKYAGAPKPKKGEDSTGGEQAHP encoded by the coding sequence ATGTCTATCAAGTACAAAATGTATCAGTTGAAAAACAGTTCAAGCTCTCGTAACGGCTATTGGTATGCACGTGCGGCACATACGGGCACCATTGAAACCAAGCAACTTGCAGCACGCATCAGCGACCGCTGTACCGTAACCGAGGCAGACATCTTGGCTGTGATTAGTGCGCTGGTGAACGAGATGTCGTACAACCTGAAGAATGGTATGCGTGTGAAGCTCGAAGGGTTCGGCGCATTCAAGATTGCCATTCGCTCTACGGGTGCGAAGGAGGTGAAAGACTTCTCGGTGGCGAAGAACATCAAGCGTCCGCACGTTATTTTCCAGCCCGAAACACGTGTGGGTGCCGACAAGGTGCGCGTGAAGAAGTTTGTTACGGGTTTGAAGGTGGAAGAGCTCGACAAGTATGCAGGTGCGCCAAAGCCTAAGAAGGGCGAGGACTCTACTGGCGGCGAGCAGGCACACCCATAA
- a CDS encoding RidA family protein: MKVINTSKAPKAIGPYSQAIEANGLVITSGQLPIDPATGEFAPGGIKEQTRQSLTNAKAILEEAGISLANVMKTTVFLSDMNDFAAMNEVYAEFFNEPFPARSAIAVKTLPKNALVEVECVAAK; encoded by the coding sequence ATGAAAGTAATAAACACAAGCAAGGCTCCAAAAGCCATTGGCCCATACAGCCAAGCCATCGAAGCAAACGGACTCGTGATAACATCTGGACAGCTGCCCATAGACCCTGCAACAGGCGAATTTGCACCTGGCGGCATCAAGGAACAGACACGCCAGTCGCTAACCAACGCGAAAGCAATTCTCGAAGAAGCAGGCATCAGTCTTGCCAACGTAATGAAAACCACCGTTTTCCTTTCGGATATGAACGACTTCGCAGCCATGAACGAGGTGTACGCAGAGTTCTTCAACGAACCATTCCCAGCACGCTCGGCTATCGCAGTGAAGACTTTGCCAAAGAATGCGCTCGTAGAAGTGGAGTGCGTCGCAGCAAAATAA
- a CDS encoding Fur family transcriptional regulator encodes MYIDPAYQKLLDCGIRPSLQRIEIMRYLQTHKTHPTIDDIYVELKKRIPSVSRTTIYNTLRMFSEKGGALMITIDEHRVCYDGCTTPHAHFCCKECGHVFDLPDMQPPAPQSPSIDGFRIDDAQLYYKGICPECLGKKAENLS; translated from the coding sequence ATGTATATAGACCCAGCCTACCAAAAACTACTCGATTGTGGCATACGCCCATCATTGCAACGCATAGAAATTATGCGCTATTTGCAGACACACAAAACGCACCCCACTATCGACGACATATATGTAGAACTGAAAAAGCGTATCCCATCGGTAAGCCGCACCACCATATATAATACCCTCAGAATGTTCTCTGAAAAGGGTGGAGCACTTATGATTACCATCGACGAGCATCGTGTTTGCTACGATGGCTGCACCACACCGCACGCACACTTCTGCTGTAAAGAGTGCGGACACGTGTTCGACTTGCCCGATATGCAGCCCCCCGCACCGCAAAGCCCATCTATCGACGGCTTCCGCATAGACGATGCGCAGCTCTACTACAAAGGCATCTGCCCAGAATGTCTGGGTAAGAAAGCCGAAAACCTTTCCTAA
- a CDS encoding D-Ala-D-Ala carboxypeptidase family metallohydrolase → MKLTFDEHLSPHFTVGEFFRSGTAIRLGIENEPDAHPEDGLTNEEVVENLRALCTEVLEPLRRRVGRVIITSGYRCQKLNKAVGGVWNSQHLRGEAADIYVSDTAMAMRYGRILEEHSAVQQVLLEPLGTKRKRWLHVTFRRKK, encoded by the coding sequence ATGAAATTAACTTTTGACGAACATCTATCGCCACATTTCACGGTGGGCGAGTTCTTTCGGTCGGGCACGGCTATCCGATTGGGCATAGAGAACGAGCCTGACGCACACCCCGAAGACGGACTGACGAACGAGGAGGTGGTGGAAAATCTGCGGGCACTGTGCACGGAGGTGCTGGAACCGCTGCGCCGAAGGGTGGGGCGGGTGATTATAACGAGTGGCTACCGCTGCCAGAAGCTGAACAAGGCGGTGGGCGGAGTGTGGAACTCGCAACACCTGCGGGGCGAGGCTGCCGACATATATGTGTCGGACACGGCGATGGCGATGCGCTACGGACGCATTCTCGAGGAACATTCTGCTGTGCAGCAGGTGTTGCTGGAACCGCTTGGAACGAAGCGCAAACGGTGGTTGCACGTAACCTTCAGGCGGAAGAAGTAG